AATACGGATAAGGAAAAGGAACGATGATGTGAACGGAGCCATCAATTAGGGGAAACCTGATGAATTCAAGATCCTGGAATTGGCCCAAAAGATAGTAACCCTGACCAACTCCCGGTCTGAGATCGTCTTCAAACCGCTTCCGTCTGACGATCCCCGGCAGCGCCGGCCTGATATCACGCTTGCCCGTGAAATTCTCGGTTGGGAACCCAGGATTCAACTGGAAGAAGGGCTTAAAAAGACCGTTGCATATTTTGAAGAAGTTTTGCGAGGCATTTGAGCCGATTAAAAAATGAATGCAAGGGAGATGGCTATGGCAATTAGTAAAGAACTTCTGGATATTCTTGCTTGTCCGAAGTGTAAAGGTGACATATATCTAAATGATAAAGAAAATGGGCTGGTATGTGACGCCTGCAAGCTTTTATATGAAATCCGGGATGACATTCCGATTATGCTGATTGATGAGGCGAAACCGATAACAAATTCCAAACCATGAGCCGACCACAACTGCCAAAACCTGCCAAGCTGGTGATAGGCCTTATCATGCAAGAAAAACACCTTATCGTTCCGGCGGCCGATGCACTGATCGAAAGGTTCGGGCCTGTAGATATGGTAAGCTCATGGTTTCCCTTTGATTTTACCGCTTATTACGAACCGGAGATGGGTGCAGCGCTTTTCAGGCGCGTGCTGGCCTTTAAAGTGCTCATTAAGCAGCGTGTTTTGGCACAGATAAAACTCGCAACCAACGACCTTGAGCAGGCTTATTTAGCCGGCGGCAAACGGAGGGTTAATATCGATCCGGGATACATGCTTCACGAACGCTTCGTGTTGGCGACCGGAAAGAATTACAGCCACAGGATATATATCGGCAGGCGGATTTATGCGGATCTGACCTTGATTTACAAAAAAGGCCGGTTTCAAACATTGCCTTGGACATATCCTGATTACGCCGACAAAAGCATGCTCACGTATTTGCATCAGGTGCGCCAAAAATATGTCCTTGATTTAAGGGAAGCGTGCAATGGTTAGGAGTATGACCGCATTTGCCAGGGCGGAGAAAACGGCCGAAAAGTTTAGGGTATCCATTGAGATTCGCTCATACAACAGCAGACACCTAGATCTGGCGATTCGTACGCCGCACGGTTATCCGGCGTTGGAGGAAAGGATTAAAAGCCTGGTGGCGGAGAAGGTTTCCAGGGGACGCGTAGAGGTTAAGCTGCAGATCATCGATGAATCGGAAGAGGCCCACGTCTTTGAGATCAATGAGGTCAAAGCACGGGCTTATCATGAAGCCCTTGTGCAGTTGAAAGATCGTCTTAACATTGATACGGCAATATCACTCGAACTTCTGACAGGTGTCGGTGGTATTGTTGTGCCTGCCGAGATCGAGCGGGATATGGAGCTTTACCGGCCGGCTGTCGAGGACTGCCTCAATCAAGCCCTGGACGACCTTTTAGAAATGCGTAAAAGAGAAGGTGATTTTATTGCTAAAGATATTGCCGGCCGGCTTGAATTCATCGAAAATAAGATAGATCAAATTAATCAAGAATCTGCCGGCCTTTTAGATCTTTGTCAGCAGCGCTTAAAGGAGCGCATTTTGGTTTTAACCAAAGGAATGGTTGAGATAGATCCCGCCAGAATTGCGCAGGAAGCGGCTTTTGTCGCTGATAAAAGTGATATTTCCGAGGAGATTGTCAGAACCGAGAGCCACCTCGGACACTTTCGCGCGATTATGAATTCAGCGGAACCTGCCGGTCGCAAACTCAATTTTTTGTTGCAGGAACTGAGCCGCGAGTTCAATACCATGGGATCCAAAACAGAAAAAGTTACTGTATCCCACATGATTGTCGAGGTAAAGTCCGAACTGGAAAAGATAAGGGAGCAGGTACAAAATGTGGAATAGTTTTTAACGGGGGAGTACTGTGGACCAAAACCTATTGAATATCGGCTTTGGAAATAATGTGGTTGCTGAAAGGATAGTGGCAATTGTGTCTCCGAATTCCGCACCTATGAAGCGTTTAAAAGATGAAGCCAAGGCTGAAAAACGCCTGATCGATGCAACTCATGGCCGTAGAACCCGCAGCATTATCGTCATGGACAGCAACCATGTCGTGTTATCCGCAATACAGGCAGAGACCATATCTCAGCGCTACGCAACGCTTAAAGACGCTGAATAGCCCGTCATGAAGGCCCAAGGTCATCTTTTTATTTTATCGGCACCGTCGGGAACCGGTAAGACCACCCTTGCCAGAGCTGTCCTGGACAGATTCAGTGATATGCTTTATTCGGTATCATACACGACCAGAGAGCCTCGCAACGGAGAAGAAAATGGTGTCGACTACTGCTTTATTTCGAAAGATCTTTTTAAAAAGAATATCAAAGCCGGCAAATGGGCTGAATGGGCCCAAGTACACGGCAACTATTACGGCACTTCGGCCGAATTTATAGACACGGGCTTAGCTTCCGGGCGCAACATCCTTCTTGATATAGATGTTCAGGGTACCATCCAGCTTCTTAAGCGCTATCCTGACAGTATCACGATTTTTATTATGCCACCTTCGGTGGATGCGCTTCGGGAGCGCTTGGAATTACGAGGAACCGACAGCAGGGCGGACATAGAAAAGCGCCTGGTAAATGCAAAAAAGGAGATGGCCCAAAAAGATCTCTATCGCCATGTCATCATCAATGATCGACTACCTAAAGCTGTTGCCGAACTGGTCTCGATAATAGAAAAATATCGGGGGAATAAGACGATATCAGACTCACCTCCTAAGAGTGGGTGTACTAAAGTTTGAAGTGAGCTCAAGCTGAAGAAGTTGTGCCCGTTGGCCCGTTATGCCCGTTAGCCCGCAAGTTAATACCGGATAACGGGCTAACCGGCAAACCGGACAACCAGATATAGGTATTTTATTTATCACCGATGGCCCCAGCAAGTTGAGAAGTTACGAATATCGAGATTTATGAAGAATCCAAAGACAGAGATACTTTATGGCATCCACTCCGTTCTTGAGGCCTTGAAGGCGGGTAGAAGACAAATTTTTGCACTCTATGTTACCAAAGATAAAGTCTCAAAGCGCCTCAGCAAGGTTGTCGAGGCTGCTGAAGCCTTAAATGTACCTGTTAAAAGCATAAACCCCGCCCAACTTGAGTCGATGTCAGGCAGCGATCATCATCAAGGCATCGGTGCCGTGGTAAGTCCATATCCTTTGGTCGGCATCGCTGATATTGTCGGCCGGGCCGAATCTGTGGCCGCGGATTGTTTTTTACTGCTGCTGGATAATGTCATTGATCCTCATAATCTGGGAGCACTGGTGAGAACAGCACTTTGTGCGGGCATCGGCGGTATCGTCATCCCCAAAGATCGATCCGCCTTGCCGACACCGGCCGTATCCAAGGCGTCTGCCGGTGCGCTTGAGCATGTCAGCCTCGTGCGGGTAACCAACATGGTAAACACCATCAATGTTTTAAAGAAAAAAGGACTGTGGATCGCAGGTCTCGATATTGCCGCAAAGCGTTCCATTTATTTAAGTGATTTGTCAGGTTCGATCGCCATCGTTATCGGAGGGGAAGAAAAAGGGATGCGGCCCTTGGTTAAAAAACAGTGTGATATTTTAATGTCCATTCCTCAAAGCAGCCGAATTAATTCTTTGAATGCGTCGGTAGCAGGAGCGGTTGTCATGTATGAAGCCTTCCGGCAGCGGAGCCTCCGGAAGTGACAGAAGTTGGCCCGTGTGCCTGTTCGCCGGTTTGCCTGTTTGGGGCCGACTTCGCCATAGTAGCCTACCCGGCCTTCGTAGCCATTTCGGCGGAGTATGCCGGCTACGACGGCT
The Candidatus Desulfatibia profunda DNA segment above includes these coding regions:
- a CDS encoding Trm112 family protein; its protein translation is MAISKELLDILACPKCKGDIYLNDKENGLVCDACKLLYEIRDDIPIMLIDEAKPITNSKP
- the rlmB gene encoding 23S rRNA (guanosine(2251)-2'-O)-methyltransferase RlmB codes for the protein MKNPKTEILYGIHSVLEALKAGRRQIFALYVTKDKVSKRLSKVVEAAEALNVPVKSINPAQLESMSGSDHHQGIGAVVSPYPLVGIADIVGRAESVAADCFLLLLDNVIDPHNLGALVRTALCAGIGGIVIPKDRSALPTPAVSKASAGALEHVSLVRVTNMVNTINVLKKKGLWIAGLDIAAKRSIYLSDLSGSIAIVIGGEEKGMRPLVKKQCDILMSIPQSSRINSLNASVAGAVVMYEAFRQRSLRK
- a CDS encoding DUF4416 family protein; the encoded protein is MSRPQLPKPAKLVIGLIMQEKHLIVPAADALIERFGPVDMVSSWFPFDFTAYYEPEMGAALFRRVLAFKVLIKQRVLAQIKLATNDLEQAYLAGGKRRVNIDPGYMLHERFVLATGKNYSHRIYIGRRIYADLTLIYKKGRFQTLPWTYPDYADKSMLTYLHQVRQKYVLDLREACNG
- the gmk gene encoding guanylate kinase, which encodes MKAQGHLFILSAPSGTGKTTLARAVLDRFSDMLYSVSYTTREPRNGEENGVDYCFISKDLFKKNIKAGKWAEWAQVHGNYYGTSAEFIDTGLASGRNILLDIDVQGTIQLLKRYPDSITIFIMPPSVDALRERLELRGTDSRADIEKRLVNAKKEMAQKDLYRHVIINDRLPKAVAELVSIIEKYRGNKTISDSPPKSGCTKV
- a CDS encoding YicC family protein, which codes for MVRSMTAFARAEKTAEKFRVSIEIRSYNSRHLDLAIRTPHGYPALEERIKSLVAEKVSRGRVEVKLQIIDESEEAHVFEINEVKARAYHEALVQLKDRLNIDTAISLELLTGVGGIVVPAEIERDMELYRPAVEDCLNQALDDLLEMRKREGDFIAKDIAGRLEFIENKIDQINQESAGLLDLCQQRLKERILVLTKGMVEIDPARIAQEAAFVADKSDISEEIVRTESHLGHFRAIMNSAEPAGRKLNFLLQELSREFNTMGSKTEKVTVSHMIVEVKSELEKIREQVQNVE
- a CDS encoding DUF370 domain-containing protein; this translates as MDQNLLNIGFGNNVVAERIVAIVSPNSAPMKRLKDEAKAEKRLIDATHGRRTRSIIVMDSNHVVLSAIQAETISQRYATLKDAE